The Vitis vinifera cultivar Pinot Noir 40024 chromosome 18, ASM3070453v1 region AGAGAAACTTTTCCCAGTAAATGCTAAAAGCCATTCACTTCAAACCTTGTCCAGGCGTGGAAATCGCGAGGTCTGGCCAAGCAAAGCAATCTCCATCAACGAATCCGACTTCCCCGCCGCTTAGCTGCCACGTGTTGCATATAGAAGACGACGCCGAACCACCGCCGCTGCCAGTGCCATCGCCACCAAGAACAACATCACCGACATCTGGATAAGACCAAACCCCTTTCGCAGGTCCGAACCCCATTTCATCGAACCCTGGTCCAAGCCCTAGGCTGAACCCATTCAGCGCAAGGAACCCAGGTCCCTGAGAGTTGAGCAGTGAGGTGAAACCCCCAGACACATCCCCATTCAGACTCAATCCATTCCGTTGCGGCGTCTCCGTTTCGGCTTTCAGGACTGGCGAGACGGAAATGGGGTTGGCGGGCGTCGTTTCTAGGGtagatgaagaggaagaagtaGCAGTGCGAGAACGCTTGGAGTTCTTGCGAGTACCACCACCAACGGGGATGTTCCTGAGAGTGCCTCCCTGGGTCCAATAGCGGCGACAGGATTTGCAGAAGTGGCGAGGCTGAGAGAGGTTGTAGTTGTTGTAGTAGCAGAACTTGGTGTTGGTAGAGTCGCAGCGGGGACATGGAAGGTGCTCAGACTGCGGCGGATGCCCACCCACTTGTTGGGGTCTCGCAACGCGCCTCTCCCCGGACTCTGATGGCATTTTCAGAGATGTGGCTTCTTGGTGGGGAATGGTTCAGCACAATGGAGGAATGAGACAAAGATTGGGagagaaatatatatagagaagaatGTATGAGAGAATGAAGGGGGAAAAGTTTTGGAAGTAGAtattgggttttgggtttttattgagagagagagagattagacAATTTCTGACGCTAAATATGCGAATGGAGAGAGAAAAAGCTGGGACGTTTGAGAATTTTAACCccatccaataaaaaaaattaaaaaaaaaaaaactctggGTTCCGTTACTCGTGTACAACGTTTGAAGCCGGCTCAGGCCCAGACTTGGCTTTGTTTATCATTTAAGATTGCTGTTTCATTAAAGAACAGCATCTGCTATTATGGTGTCGAATGGATCTTTAACCTGTCCAGTGACGTGGCAGCCCTTCATTTGAGATCAGGCAAGTGAAGCAGGTAGTTGATTCTGGGGGTAGGACAAATTGGTTTGCTCCCcacacaaaattaaaaaaaaaaaaaaattaatttcacttGAATCCATCAAACATTGTTTTTTCGCCTTTTATCGACAAAATGGAAGTGGAAGAAGTAAGAACATGCCATTTCAATCCCAACTAAATAAAACTACGATAGTTTTGATATGGTTATAAAATACTAATTGGACGTAGACATGAAGTGATGGGTTCATAGGAGCCTAGGTTGAGGTTGATAGGGCTCCAGCCCACTTGGACTGACCTTTCACTGTTGCATTCCTATGTGGTGTCGGCTATCAAACACCCCCGCCCCCCCACCCTTTGACATAACAGTTCATCATGTGAGTTATTGTCACTCAACGGATAAGATTCAGGATTTTTCTGGGCATCGACTATAATGATCAATcataattagaaaagaaatttcTTTGTGATAGTCCACCCTAATAAGTTCAAAATTATACCCACAATCCGAAgaattaactttaattttaatccTCTCATATTTTCTTAGATTATGATCGATGCAATTCATGCGTAAGTGGATAATAAGGCAAGGAGGAAGGTAAGAAGGGACAAGATGATTGATGTCGGGCAGCGTGGGAAGCAATAATTGGTATGAGTAGCTCACTCCACTCTCTCCTACTCTCGCCGGATTTCTCggtttcttttttcatattctttcttcttcctaAATTCTTACTTCTTGgcatataaaaaattcaaaatttatgtaTGCGCCTTCTTCTCCACTCTCTCTGTCCGATCACGTTTCAAACTGTCGTCCATTTGACTCACATCTGATTTGTATTATCCCCAGAAACATCCAAGGGTGCATATGCATGGCCTCCGCTTCAGTACTGTACCTGACCTGAGCCACTGTGGAGAGACGGAAGTGGAGAGGGTTtcagtttttcaaaactggCCATGTGGTCGACACGCGTCGGTCAATGCTAGGTCTTACTGCTATTGCCCAGCACGCGCGACGGCTTCACCATCAGCCTAGCCGACCCCAGTTGGGTTGGGGTCAGATGCCGCCAGTCTTACAGATTCTCTTTTAATTCTATTTGTGTTATATACACTACGATATACACAGGTGTCGTTTTCAGCTTCTTCGACAGTGCCCCGACCAGATTTTCTTATCTCGCCTGACTACAAGGAACCCaccttcctcttcctcttcctcttcctcttcctcctccACCTCCACTTCCACTTCTCTTCCCCCCACTCCATCCGTTTCACGTACATTGCCACGTGTCTTCCGGACCTACACTTGATTCACACCCTTATGCATTTGGGCAAATCTCCGAAATTTCAAACCATTGTGATCCCAACCAGAGCACCATTACAAGCAAATTCGAATCGAAATTCGTTGACTAGTGACTGGGATCCAATGCAGTGGAGGTACAATAAAATGTGGACGCAACCAAGTGGGTCGGTTTGACCATTCGTGAGTAGCACAGAATTGGAGCCATAAGCGGCAGCAACACCCCCCAACAACCTGTTTAAGGGTGACCAAATTTTCAATGGCCGACCACAACCCATCTTTTCAAATTCTATCCTAGGAATGCGCGTTTCAAAATCAACTTACTTCCTACTATGTGCGGCCCGTCCCTCCCTCCATTTCAAACCTTCGCTTTCACATTTGTAcattgaatttgattttggGCATTTTTTTCTTCACCCACTTATTCAGCTGTCTAGGAAAACCAGTTTGGGGCTACAAGGAAAGGTCTGGAAAATGCTCTGCAATACCCACATGTCCTGAGATGAATTTATTCAGATATATCTAGAAATGGTTCACAAACTCCACAATCCACATACATTATTACTGTTATTGCCCATGAAAAATGCCGTAGCCAAAAGGTCTACACAAGGAGCACGGACAGGAGGCATGTGAGATGCTGGATCTCATTTCTGTCATCACTCTCTTGCCTTTATGATCGCTTGCATGGGATGGAGTTTCTGACTGGTGAGTGCTACGGTATCCACATTTTCTTCCTCCCCTCCCATCAGTTTCCACTCAAACTCCTGCACGAACCTACCAATTGATGTGCAAGCTATTAGCATTGCCTGAAGAGCGCCTGCACACACCCTCTTTCCTCCTCCAAAGGCCATCGTCTTGTGCAAATCCATTAGATCGTATTTCTCATCCAGAAATCTTTCAGGCTTCCACTCCTCAGGATTTTCCCATTGTTTCTTGTTCATGTTGCACCCATATATGTTTATAGCGATCTGCACAACATTGGTCATAGTCAAAATAGCTAGAAAGAATATGGTACGTACTATGGAAAGACTGATCAATTACCTGACTTCCAGCAGGAATATGGTATCCCCCCAATTGGGTATCTTCATGCGCATACCGAACAGGGACTATGGGAGCTGGACTGTACTTCCTAAGAGTCTCATGGAAAACAGAATTTAAGTACGGAAGCTTAGACAAGTTTTCCTCTGTAACCTTATTGGAGCCACAAAATTTGCGGATTTCCCGATATAAAATTTCCTGTTAGATAATAAGAAGGTATCAGAATCAGGTACCAGCAAACTGAATAACAAAGgagaaatggaaaattttaaaattgaacaaCCTGCCGGTTTGGATCCTTAGCAAGTTCATACATGGCCCATTCAGATGTGACCAGAGTAGTATCTGATATCTCGATGATTGTCTCCCAAATCAACATGGCTATTTGTTTCTCCGTGAGTGTTGTTGCTTCGGATAATAAGAAATCGATGTAGCAATTCTTCTCCTGTTTTGAATCCCAGCCAAGTTAGAACAACTACTAGGCCATAAGACCCGTAAAAAGATTTGGCAAGAAAGATTACCTCTCCTGAACCAATCCTTTTCTTCTGCTCCCCGATAAGGGCCTTCATTAATGCTCCCCTGCGGAAATCCATTCTCTGGATTTTCATTTCCATGCTCTTATTAGGAATCCAACTCAGATATGGGAAGAAATCTCTCCAGTCCACCTCAATGGCCCCTGCCATCGGATCAACAACCAAAACCGCAAATATCTCCTCCCTTGACAAAGTGGTGCCAAGCTCTTCCACATAAATGGATTCAATGTCCTTGCCCAAAGCCTGAAATTCCAACCCACTTTTTAAATATCCTTTAAtttttcgtttcttttttaaaatacctAAAAGTGAAAAGTATGGGATGCCACCTATTCACAATGAGGAAAGAAACTCACTTGTTTCAACGCTAATCCGAAAATTTCAGACTCGAaaatttttttgagaaccaCTGGTTCAAGAGGAGAGGTCTTCACATGGGCATGCAAGTATTTcgaaatattttcaatcaagGTGTCTCTGTGGCATCGGTGTCGCTTCTGAAAATTAAACAGAGATGCTTGTAAATGTACAGGCCAAAAGAGACGTTCACATAGACACATGCTCGAtgccaaaagaaaaattagcaGCCAACCTGAGCGGGGGCTCCCAAAACATTTCTGAGTATAAACCCTTTGACCATCTTGTGGAAGTCATTGTAGTCACTTGTGGCAACCATGCATTTATCGAAGGTAAGTATCTTCAAGGCATTTGATAACTTCCTTGTTGAGATGGATGAGAACCTGGTCACCATTGCCTGAAACAACCACAGGATTCAGACCCTCCATGCTGCAATGTTTAAATAGAACCAGTTCTCCCATGTAATGGTGGCTTGGTCTATAATTTTTGCTGAATCAAGGTTGATTCAGAAAACTGGGGATGGAGGAAGGAACTGGAGTTCAATTTTGTGTTTCCAGACCAAGTAAAAGTGAATTAAGTCTCAGCATAAacctccattttttctttcaaataatgaaaGGATAAAAAAGTCATTTCAAAATGCTATTTTACTTTCatcctttttaaaaaacattagagATAAAGGGGTATCAAAAAATTATGGCAAGTACATGAAAGAATTCCTGGTGGGTACCTTTTCTTTCCCTGCACCCACTTAATTTGAAAAAGGGGAACAAAAGGACGTGGATATGAAAGGACGTAAAGGTGgatgtatttaataaaatctcTTTTAGAAATCCTAtttaacttgaaatttaaatccaagaCCAAAAGAACCTTGGATTGATTGAAGTACCAAAGcaataaacaaaagaaagatcAAAGCAAATCCTTTCTGGTTCATTGATCTCTTCAAGAAAAGGTAAGTTGGTTAATAGTAACTCAACACAAAACATCCATGGCAGCAAAACAAAATTTAGTAAATGACAGTATAGTGGATTTTCTCTTGGTTTATAGTCCGATAAACACTTGACTTCAAACCGTCAAGTGGTGTCAATTTTAGGAAGATGTATATCTAAGAAGGGGCCCGATCTCTGATTTTGGACTGGACAAATACAAGTTAATTGAGGTCAGCCCTCATGGAGATCTCACCAAAATGCCTCTCTATACTGACACATGAAATgttagaaaatgatataaattttatctCTCCCAGGAGCATTTGGAAGAGTCAATGAACGAAATAAAGCCTTCTCTTTTAAGATTCCAACTCAATCATAGAACAGATAGGACGTTTCAACCCCAAAACTTTTGGCTAAACCGCCCCAAAGGGCAGTGTGGCACCGGCACCCCAACGTTAAAGAGTTCTTTTCAAAGTCATGTAAACTTGTTGGGGCCTTTTCAAGGAAATAAGGATAGATCCtatgagagagaggaagagggaGAGAAACCAACCTCTTTAGCAACTTCGGAGGAATTCAGAACGATCATAGTAGAAGCTCCGGTCCTGATGGAAAAGATTGGGCCATAAGTCTCAGCCCACCTTGCGAAAGTCTTGTGTGGCTTCTTCTCTTTCAGTTGCAGCAAATTCCCAATCAGCGGCAGCCCTGGGATATCTGCAACCCCCATCAACCAATACCCATTCATCAACATCAACATCTATAGATTAAAATGCGacacaaattcaaaaagaaaagaaaagaaaagaaatcccCAAAAGAAAATCCCAGTAGTACCGGGAACAGGTGGAAGCCCTTCAACACTTCTTTTCCGGTTAGAAACAAATCTTCTGATGAAGATCAGTACCACCAACGAAATACCACCCAAAACCACCGCAGTGGCAAAAGGCACAGCTTCAATACCCATCATATCCATCGCTTTTTCAGGGGATAGAGATTGTTGCTATGCCTATGGTACTTGCAATGGCTCGCTAATCATACAACTTTTT contains the following coding sequences:
- the LOC100255742 gene encoding ent-kaurene oxidase, chloroplastic; this translates as MDMMGIEAVPFATAVVLGGISLVVLIFIRRFVSNRKRSVEGLPPVPDIPGLPLIGNLLQLKEKKPHKTFARWAETYGPIFSIRTGASTMIVLNSSEVAKEAMVTRFSSISTRKLSNALKILTFDKCMVATSDYNDFHKMVKGFILRNVLGAPAQKRHRCHRDTLIENISKYLHAHVKTSPLEPVVLKKIFESEIFGLALKQALGKDIESIYVEELGTTLSREEIFAVLVVDPMAGAIEVDWRDFFPYLSWIPNKSMEMKIQRMDFRRGALMKALIGEQKKRIGSGEEKNCYIDFLLSEATTLTEKQIAMLIWETIIEISDTTLVTSEWAMYELAKDPNRQEILYREIRKFCGSNKVTEENLSKLPYLNSVFHETLRKYSPAPIVPVRYAHEDTQLGGYHIPAGSQIAINIYGCNMNKKQWENPEEWKPERFLDEKYDLMDLHKTMAFGGGKRVCAGALQAMLIACTSIGRFVQEFEWKLMGGEEENVDTVALTSQKLHPMQAIIKARE
- the LOC100254056 gene encoding dof zinc finger protein DOF3.4 — its product is MPSESGERRVARPQQVGGHPPQSEHLPCPRCDSTNTKFCYYNNYNLSQPRHFCKSCRRYWTQGGTLRNIPVGGGTRKNSKRSRTATSSSSSTLETTPANPISVSPVLKAETETPQRNGLSLNGDVSGGFTSLLNSQGPGFLALNGFSLGLGPGFDEMGFGPAKGVWSYPDVGDVVLGGDGTGSGGGSASSSICNTWQLSGGEVGFVDGDCFAWPDLAISTPGQGLK